One genomic segment of Rivularia sp. PCC 7116 includes these proteins:
- a CDS encoding Fur family transcriptional regulator yields MKPIRTRSQERILNLLKSIKQGISAQNLYIELRNSNQSMGLATVYRSLEALKLEGLVQVRTLTNGEALYNLVQQDKHHLTCLQCGRSIPIEQCPVHQLETELETNQNFKIFYHTLEFFGLCDKCQAEAC; encoded by the coding sequence ATGAAACCCATACGCACCCGCAGCCAAGAGCGGATTTTAAACTTGCTCAAATCCATCAAACAAGGCATTTCCGCCCAAAATCTATACATAGAACTGCGTAATAGCAATCAAAGTATGGGTTTAGCAACAGTTTATCGTTCGTTGGAAGCTTTAAAACTCGAAGGATTAGTTCAGGTAAGAACTTTAACTAATGGTGAAGCGCTGTATAACTTAGTGCAGCAAGACAAACATCATTTAACTTGCTTGCAGTGCGGTAGGTCAATTCCTATCGAACAATGTCCGGTTCATCAACTAGAAACCGAACTAGAAACCAACCAAAATTTTAAAATCTTCTACCACACCTTAGAATTTTTCGGTTTGTGCGATAAATGTCAGGCGGAAGCTTGTTAA
- a CDS encoding YdcF family protein → MFLYLSKLLPLFFYPLGFACICSFLAFLLIWKRPRTAAFFIALALFVLLFSSNAWVSRFLVRSLEWQNIPLAEIPPAEAIVVLGGATKSAYEPRTNVDLSEAGDRVLYAAQLYRQEKAPLIIVSGGRIDWRGGGTPESEDIAKLLVFMGVKQQDILQDPDSLNTYQNAVNVKKILLERNIDRVILVTSAMHMPRSLAIFKHQEIEAIPAPTDFLIAEGEIKELASTPKGAILNILPDSKNLDNFTIALKEYIGMVIYRLRGWV, encoded by the coding sequence ATGTTCTTATATCTTTCTAAACTATTACCCTTATTTTTCTATCCCCTTGGGTTTGCTTGTATTTGTAGTTTTTTAGCGTTTCTATTGATTTGGAAACGACCGCGCACGGCAGCGTTTTTTATTGCATTAGCATTATTTGTATTGCTTTTTAGCTCTAATGCTTGGGTTTCCCGGTTTCTAGTACGTTCTCTAGAATGGCAAAATATTCCATTGGCAGAAATTCCCCCAGCAGAAGCAATTGTAGTTTTGGGTGGTGCGACTAAATCTGCTTACGAACCGCGAACAAATGTAGACTTAAGCGAAGCTGGGGATCGCGTTCTTTATGCGGCTCAACTTTACCGGCAAGAAAAAGCGCCTTTAATTATTGTTAGTGGTGGTCGTATAGATTGGCGGGGTGGTGGTACACCAGAATCAGAAGATATTGCCAAATTACTTGTATTTATGGGGGTTAAACAGCAAGATATTTTACAAGATCCCGATTCACTTAATACTTATCAAAACGCTGTAAATGTTAAAAAGATTCTTTTAGAGCGTAATATAGACCGGGTAATATTAGTAACATCAGCGATGCACATGCCGCGTTCCTTAGCAATTTTCAAACATCAAGAGATTGAGGCTATTCCCGCGCCTACCGATTTTTTAATTGCTGAAGGTGAAATTAAAGAATTAGCTAGCACTCCTAAAGGAGCAATTTTAAATATTTTGCCAGACAGCAAAAATCTCGATAATTTTACTATTGCTTTGAAAGAATATATTGGTATGGTTATATATCGTTTGCGAGGTTGGGTTTGA
- a CDS encoding adenylosuccinate synthase, whose product MANVIVIGAQWGDEGKGKITDLLSRSADVVVRYQGGVNAGHTIVVKGQTFKLHLIPSGILYPDTKCIIGSGTVIDPQVLLAELDQIESLNISTSNLLISETAHVTMPYHRLIDKASEERRGSHKIGTTGRGIGPTYADKSERTGIRMLDLMNPQGLREQLEWTINYKNVILEKLYNLPPIDVSAVIEEYLGYAERLREYVVDTSLEIYQAIRERRNILFEGAQGTLLDLDHGTYPFVTSSNPVAGGACVGTGLGPTAIDRVIGVAKAYTTRVGEGPFPTELSGEIGEQLCSVGAEFGTTTGRKRRCGWFDAVIGRYAVRINGMDCLAITKLDVLDGLKEIKVCVAYEIDGDTPEGSSSANRTEHFPTSSRRFARCRPVYKTLPGWQQSTSDCRSLEDLPPQALDYLKFLAELVEVPIAIVSLGASRDQTIIVEDPIHGPKRALLQADGTPVSLETV is encoded by the coding sequence TTGGCTAACGTCATTGTTATAGGTGCCCAGTGGGGCGATGAAGGAAAAGGAAAAATAACCGATTTACTCAGCCGCTCCGCAGATGTTGTCGTGCGTTACCAAGGTGGGGTAAATGCAGGACATACAATTGTAGTCAAAGGTCAAACCTTTAAGCTGCACCTGATTCCTTCTGGTATTTTGTATCCAGATACTAAGTGTATTATTGGTTCTGGAACTGTAATCGATCCGCAAGTTTTGCTGGCGGAATTAGATCAAATAGAAAGTTTAAATATTTCTACAAGCAATTTGTTAATTTCCGAAACGGCACACGTTACGATGCCGTATCACCGATTGATTGATAAAGCTTCGGAAGAGCGAAGGGGTAGTCATAAAATCGGTACTACAGGTAGAGGTATCGGTCCGACTTATGCTGATAAGTCCGAGCGCACGGGTATTCGGATGTTGGATTTAATGAACCCTCAAGGGCTGCGCGAACAACTAGAATGGACGATTAATTACAAAAACGTCATTCTAGAAAAGCTTTATAACTTACCACCAATAGATGTTTCTGCTGTAATTGAAGAATATTTAGGATACGCAGAGCGCTTGCGCGAATACGTTGTCGATACTTCCTTGGAAATTTACCAAGCGATTAGAGAACGAAGAAATATCTTATTTGAGGGGGCACAAGGTACTCTCTTAGATTTAGACCACGGAACTTATCCTTTTGTTACTTCCTCGAACCCAGTAGCCGGTGGGGCTTGTGTTGGAACAGGTTTAGGACCAACTGCCATCGACCGAGTCATCGGTGTCGCTAAGGCTTATACCACTAGAGTTGGAGAAGGACCGTTCCCTACCGAACTTTCTGGAGAAATCGGAGAGCAGCTATGTTCTGTCGGGGCGGAATTTGGTACAACTACCGGACGCAAACGGCGTTGCGGTTGGTTTGACGCAGTTATTGGTCGTTACGCGGTACGCATCAACGGTATGGACTGCTTGGCAATTACTAAGCTAGATGTTCTTGATGGACTTAAAGAAATCAAAGTTTGTGTCGCTTACGAAATTGATGGCGATACCCCGGAGGGGTCTAGCTCCGCTAATCGCACCGAACATTTTCCTACCAGTTCCAGAAGATTCGCACGGTGTCGCCCGGTTTACAAAACTTTACCTGGATGGCAGCAATCGACAAGTGATTGTCGTAGTTTAGAAGATTTGCCGCCACAGGCGCTCGATTATCTGAAATTTTTGGCAGAATTAGTTGAAGTTCCGATTGCGATTGTTTCCTTGGGTGCGAGCCGCGATCAAACAATAATTGTTGAAGATCCAATTCACGGACCTAAGCGAGCATTGCTACAAGCTGATGGTACCCCTGTTTCTTTAGAGACTGTATAA
- a CDS encoding NfeD family protein: MPFTTLIWLIAGACFCLSELFIPTAFVAFMMGISAFIVALLSLTLGIPLWLQAFSWLLLSASLILLTRKYISPPRRKSKIRDAVSAETITEIPAGRTGRVLYEGNSWRARCDDEHAFIAPYQRVYVVRREGTTLIVMPENILHS, translated from the coding sequence ATGCCCTTTACGACTTTAATTTGGCTGATAGCGGGAGCGTGTTTCTGTTTGTCGGAATTGTTTATTCCCACTGCTTTTGTCGCTTTTATGATGGGCATTAGCGCCTTTATAGTCGCGCTATTGTCTTTAACATTGGGAATACCTTTATGGCTGCAAGCATTTAGCTGGTTGCTACTTTCGGCATCATTAATATTGCTTACCCGTAAATATATTTCACCACCACGACGCAAATCAAAAATTCGGGATGCAGTTTCGGCGGAAACGATTACGGAAATACCAGCTGGTAGAACGGGACGAGTTTTATACGAAGGCAATTCTTGGCGAGCGCGGTGTGACGACGAACACGCTTTTATCGCTCCCTATCAAAGAGTTTACGTAGTTAGACGCGAAGGTACAACTTTGATTGTCATGCCCGAAAATATCTTGCATTCTTAG
- a CDS encoding protein phosphatase 2C domain-containing protein, giving the protein MISTQRIVYCTNPHCTDPINTVGNRLCANCFTPLVYRYVWAVDSKKYNLEPGEKIASRYEVISPQIWLDTQPIVVPETQEKLPIDVLPYLRLHQYQLHVPHVYGFTRLPQDSEDQILLLENAPINEKGSLHPAITDIWEHATAVRQVYWLWQILELWKPLSDLGVAGSLLVPENLRVQGWCVRLVELIENPTVLSSLQLLGECWQPIVAISHTKVNSPLKKLVKQMCSGVVDFEAIEAKLNQILLSAAAELPLTLKVFGITDKGEQLTRNEDNCFPAIQDAKEDSLLPKVSLVCDGIGGHEGGEVASALAVQSAKLQIKALLAEVAQQSEIVSPDLLKQQIEASLRVVNNLICNANNQQRREKRERMATTLVMSVQIPQSVTTTANWRSENACELYLASVGDSRAYWITRNYCQLLTVDDDVAKREVLHGRSLYRKALQRPDATALTQALGTKEGEFLHPQVRRFILEEDGILLLCSDGLSDNNLVEHYWRDYALPVLTGEVSPQEAADSWIKLANQKNGHDNISIVITHCRVIPDYLAIVSPKASDIEVLPEEEQKEQELAESSQALLDLRLSDDEPVAVNDSAPVEKKRSRNPLVLLFIVLLLLIAGTALGLLAWWLIQPKSFNTTCKQLPEQVQGVCPPY; this is encoded by the coding sequence ATGATTTCTACTCAAAGGATAGTTTATTGTACGAATCCCCACTGTACCGATCCTATTAATACTGTAGGCAATCGCCTTTGCGCCAATTGTTTTACACCTTTGGTTTACAGATATGTTTGGGCAGTAGATTCTAAAAAATATAATTTGGAGCCAGGAGAAAAGATTGCTTCTCGCTATGAAGTCATTTCACCTCAAATTTGGCTGGATACTCAACCCATAGTTGTACCTGAAACACAAGAAAAATTACCGATAGATGTTCTGCCCTATTTACGTTTACATCAATATCAGTTGCATGTTCCTCATGTCTACGGTTTTACACGCTTGCCTCAAGACAGTGAAGATCAAATCCTATTGCTAGAAAATGCACCTATTAACGAGAAAGGCAGCCTGCATCCGGCAATTACCGATATATGGGAACATGCAACTGCTGTCAGACAAGTTTACTGGTTGTGGCAAATTCTAGAATTATGGAAACCTTTATCTGACTTGGGGGTTGCGGGTAGTTTATTAGTTCCAGAAAATTTGCGCGTACAGGGCTGGTGCGTGCGTTTAGTCGAACTTATCGAAAATCCCACCGTACTCTCATCTTTACAGTTGTTAGGAGAATGTTGGCAACCAATTGTGGCTATTTCTCACACAAAAGTTAACAGCCCATTAAAAAAACTTGTCAAGCAGATGTGTAGCGGTGTGGTTGATTTTGAAGCTATTGAAGCCAAACTTAACCAAATATTGCTATCAGCAGCAGCAGAATTACCTTTAACTTTGAAAGTATTTGGAATTACAGATAAAGGAGAACAATTAACCAGAAACGAAGATAATTGTTTTCCGGCAATTCAAGATGCTAAAGAAGACTCTTTATTACCCAAAGTATCTCTTGTATGTGATGGTATCGGCGGACATGAAGGTGGTGAAGTTGCTTCCGCATTAGCCGTACAGTCAGCGAAGTTGCAAATTAAGGCTTTACTTGCTGAAGTCGCACAGCAATCGGAAATCGTATCCCCAGATTTATTAAAACAGCAAATTGAAGCCAGCTTGCGAGTGGTAAACAATTTAATCTGTAACGCTAATAACCAGCAAAGACGTGAAAAAAGAGAGCGGATGGCTACAACGCTGGTAATGTCGGTACAGATACCGCAAAGTGTAACTACTACGGCTAATTGGCGTTCGGAAAATGCCTGCGAACTTTATTTAGCAAGCGTTGGAGATAGTCGGGCTTATTGGATTACTCGCAACTATTGTCAGTTACTCACGGTTGATGATGATGTTGCCAAGCGAGAAGTACTTCACGGACGTAGCCTGTATCGTAAGGCATTACAACGTCCCGATGCTACTGCCCTAACTCAAGCTTTGGGTACCAAAGAAGGTGAATTTCTTCACCCCCAAGTCAGACGATTTATTTTAGAAGAAGATGGAATATTGCTATTGTGTTCCGACGGTTTAAGCGATAACAATTTAGTCGAACATTACTGGCGCGATTATGCTTTACCGGTATTAACGGGTGAAGTTTCCCCCCAAGAAGCTGCTGATTCCTGGATTAAATTAGCCAATCAAAAAAACGGACATGACAATATTTCGATAGTAATTACTCATTGTCGCGTTATTCCAGATTATTTAGCAATAGTAAGTCCTAAAGCATCTGATATAGAAGTATTGCCAGAAGAAGAACAAAAAGAACAAGAATTAGCAGAAAGTTCCCAAGCGCTATTAGACTTAAGACTTTCCGATGATGAACCCGTTGCAGTCAATGATTCGGCACCCGTAGAGAAAAAGCGATCGCGCAATCCATTAGTATTACTATTCATAGTATTACTGCTATTAATCGCAGGTACAGCATTAGGATTGCTTGCATGGTGGCTAATTCAGCCTAAATCATTTAATACAACCTGTAAGCAACTTCCCGAGCAAGTGCAGGGAGTTTGTCCTCCTTATTGA
- a CDS encoding AAA family ATPase, with protein sequence MSRVSIQAVIEQMMHPGLYPHAVSEPIQLIQTHCSYVLLTGDYAYKLKKPVNLDFLDYSTLEGRKYFCEEELRLNQKAAGEIYLEVVAITFSDNKYQFGETGETVEYALKMRQFPQETLFSEMFESGKLEEQHVAELGKVVAQYHQGAATSDYISSFGEVSQVRAAFDENYEQTKKYIGVAQTQQQLDETKYYTDKFFRERAELFESRIVNKSIRECHGDLHLRNICLWHSQIMLFDCIEFNEAFRYVDVIYDVAFVIMDLEARNRKDLSNIFLNNYIEQTGDYKGVQLLPLYTSRQAYVRAKVTSFLLDDPDVPPCAKQQASSTAASYYKQAWEYTKPTQGQLILMSGLSGSGKSTTARYLAQKIAAVHLRSDAVRKHLAGIPLLQKGGDELYTAQMTQKTYSKLMELGIMLARLGFAVILDAKYDKQQLRGKVIEKANQNQIPWKIVYCTAPMSVLQERILKRKGDVADSTADLLPSQMEAAEPFTDFEKLYLKILDTTQSRDAQLKQVISQ encoded by the coding sequence ATGAGTAGGGTTTCTATTCAGGCAGTAATTGAACAGATGATGCATCCAGGGCTTTATCCCCATGCAGTCTCTGAGCCAATACAGTTGATTCAAACTCACTGTTCTTATGTACTATTAACAGGTGATTACGCTTATAAACTGAAGAAGCCGGTAAATTTAGATTTCTTGGATTATTCTACGTTAGAGGGGCGCAAGTATTTTTGTGAAGAAGAATTAAGATTAAATCAAAAAGCAGCAGGCGAAATTTATTTAGAAGTTGTTGCGATTACCTTTTCGGATAATAAGTATCAGTTTGGAGAAACGGGCGAAACTGTAGAGTATGCATTAAAAATGCGCCAGTTTCCTCAAGAAACGCTGTTTAGTGAAATGTTTGAGTCTGGGAAACTTGAAGAACAACATGTAGCAGAATTGGGAAAAGTAGTAGCCCAGTATCATCAAGGCGCTGCAACCAGCGACTATATCAGTTCTTTTGGAGAAGTATCTCAAGTGCGAGCCGCATTTGATGAAAATTACGAGCAAACAAAAAAATATATTGGTGTAGCTCAAACTCAGCAACAGCTTGATGAAACAAAATATTATACAGACAAGTTTTTTCGCGAACGCGCGGAGTTGTTTGAAAGTCGGATTGTCAACAAATCCATACGAGAATGTCACGGTGATTTGCACTTGAGAAATATTTGTTTGTGGCATTCGCAAATCATGCTATTCGACTGTATTGAATTTAACGAGGCATTTCGTTATGTCGATGTTATTTATGATGTAGCATTCGTAATTATGGATTTAGAAGCGCGAAACCGCAAAGATTTAAGCAATATTTTTTTAAATAATTATATAGAACAAACAGGAGACTATAAAGGCGTGCAATTATTGCCTTTATACACCAGCCGACAAGCTTATGTGAGAGCAAAAGTAACTTCATTTTTACTTGACGATCCAGATGTACCCCCCTGTGCAAAACAGCAAGCAAGTTCAACTGCTGCTAGTTACTACAAGCAAGCTTGGGAATATACCAAACCAACTCAAGGACAATTAATTTTAATGTCTGGTTTATCAGGTTCTGGTAAAAGTACTACAGCCCGGTACTTAGCTCAAAAAATTGCAGCCGTTCATTTGCGTTCGGATGCAGTTCGGAAGCATTTAGCAGGAATTCCCTTATTGCAAAAGGGAGGTGATGAATTATATACAGCACAAATGACTCAAAAAACTTATTCCAAGCTTATGGAATTAGGAATTATGTTAGCTCGTTTGGGTTTTGCAGTCATTTTGGATGCAAAATACGATAAGCAACAATTAAGAGGTAAGGTAATTGAAAAAGCAAATCAAAACCAAATACCCTGGAAAATTGTTTACTGTACTGCACCAATGTCGGTGTTGCAAGAACGTATTCTCAAGCGTAAGGGTGATGTAGCAGATTCTACTGCCGATTTGCTACCATCACAAATGGAAGCAGCGGAACCATTTACCGACTTTGAAAAGTTATATCTTAAAATTTTAGATACAACTCAATCGCGAGATGCACAATTAAAGCAAGTAATTAGCCAATAG
- a CDS encoding ferredoxin-thioredoxin reductase variable chain: MAVTTVVENQKLDANSDMNVGDRVRVVESVVIYHHPEHRGEAFDIKGLEGEVFNIATEWQGRPVSANLPIQVQFTKKFKAHLRTTELEKIS; encoded by the coding sequence ATAGCCGTGACGACAGTTGTGGAAAACCAAAAATTAGATGCAAATAGTGATATGAATGTTGGCGATCGCGTGCGTGTAGTTGAATCTGTAGTAATTTATCATCACCCCGAACATCGCGGTGAGGCTTTTGATATCAAAGGCTTAGAAGGGGAAGTATTTAATATTGCTACCGAATGGCAAGGAAGACCGGTTAGTGCAAACCTACCCATTCAAGTGCAGTTTACTAAAAAGTTTAAAGCTCACTTACGTACTACAGAGCTAGAAAAAATCTCATAA
- a CDS encoding PAS domain S-box protein has translation MSNSTEIIIRLERTLSGFKEARTARYNYLISTNTDFLKTYLYLRKQIDINIQKLKKLTATNNQQKKQVLLLDKKISYQLNIFGEEIDTNRENPINSTDKFALDNYIDKQIQAIEDREKELLLEQKLKSQFNFKKAVAAFLIAGLINLGLLTQLYYLLKDYIVRLKKTEIALRQSENRLRAIIDAGPESIKLIHEDGTLLEINTSGIKMMEVEDADILIGKSVYTAVTPEYQKAYRLMHESVCQGNKETLEFETIGFKGTRRWMETYAVPLPTENNNGFLHLAITRDITQRKASEQKLQQQAALLDVVSNAILVKDIQNRILYWNKGAENIYGWQASEVYGKKSSELLHKEHSSVEDDALLTVINSGKWQGELYQVTKEGKDIIVKSRWTLLRDDKGQPKSILAENTEITKKRQLETQLLRSQRLESIGTLAGGIAHDLNNVLAPILMSVQLLERKLYDPQHLRLLKTLENNTQRGASLIKQLLSFARGIEGKRTLIQVKYLITEIEQIIRETFPKSIKLNLNIPSNLNYVCGDTTQLHQVLMNLVVNARDAMQNGGKLEISAANILIDEYYAQTNIYAKIGAYIVITVADTGVGMHPEIQERIFEPFFTTKEVGKGTGLGLSTALGIVKNHGGFVNIYSELNKGTIVKIYLPVQPSHETNVSCCDEPEDLNGNGEVILVVDDEPAIRKITKSSLEAYHYRVLTASNGIEAIEIYAQYQQNINLILLDMMMPEMDGETTIRMLKKINSQVKIVAISGLVMNYNTDSQLNLNVKAFMSKPCTAKELLHTIAKVNREFR, from the coding sequence GTGAGTAATTCAACCGAAATTATTATTCGGCTTGAAAGAACGCTTTCAGGATTTAAGGAGGCTCGAACAGCACGCTATAATTATTTAATATCAACTAATACAGATTTTTTGAAAACCTATCTTTACTTGCGAAAACAGATTGATATAAATATTCAAAAATTAAAAAAATTAACTGCTACAAATAATCAGCAAAAAAAACAAGTATTATTGCTAGATAAAAAAATTAGCTATCAACTAAATATATTTGGCGAAGAAATAGACACAAATCGAGAAAATCCGATAAATTCGACAGATAAATTTGCTTTAGATAATTATATAGATAAGCAGATTCAAGCTATCGAAGACAGAGAAAAAGAACTGCTGTTGGAGCAAAAACTAAAATCACAGTTTAACTTTAAGAAAGCAGTTGCAGCATTTTTAATTGCTGGTTTAATCAATTTGGGATTGCTAACACAACTTTACTACCTACTCAAAGATTATATAGTCAGACTAAAAAAAACAGAAATTGCTTTACGACAAAGTGAAAATCGCTTGAGAGCAATAATAGACGCGGGGCCAGAATCTATAAAACTTATACATGAAGACGGTACTCTTTTGGAAATCAACACCTCTGGGATAAAAATGATGGAGGTTGAAGATGCTGATATTCTAATTGGTAAATCAGTATATACAGCAGTTACGCCAGAGTATCAAAAAGCATATAGATTAATGCATGAAAGTGTGTGCCAAGGTAATAAAGAAACTTTAGAATTTGAAACTATTGGTTTTAAAGGTACTCGTCGCTGGATGGAAACTTATGCAGTACCATTACCAACTGAAAACAATAACGGTTTTTTGCATTTAGCAATCACTCGCGATATTACCCAACGTAAAGCTTCAGAACAAAAGCTTCAACAACAAGCAGCGCTGTTAGATGTAGTCTCAAACGCAATTTTAGTCAAAGATATTCAAAATCGAATTTTATATTGGAATAAAGGTGCTGAAAATATTTACGGTTGGCAGGCATCTGAAGTTTATGGTAAAAAATCATCCGAATTGCTACACAAAGAACACTCTTCAGTAGAAGATGATGCATTATTAACCGTGATTAATTCTGGAAAATGGCAGGGAGAGTTATATCAAGTAACCAAAGAAGGTAAAGACATAATTGTCAAAAGCCGTTGGACTTTATTGCGAGATGATAAAGGACAACCAAAATCTATTTTGGCGGAAAATACAGAAATTACTAAAAAAAGACAACTTGAAACTCAACTTTTAAGAAGCCAGCGTTTAGAAAGTATCGGCACTTTAGCAGGCGGAATTGCTCACGATCTCAACAATGTCTTAGCACCTATATTAATGTCGGTGCAATTATTAGAAAGAAAATTATACGATCCTCAGCATTTACGATTGCTCAAGACTTTAGAAAATAATACTCAGCGCGGTGCTAGTTTAATTAAACAATTATTGTCATTTGCTAGAGGAATTGAAGGTAAACGTACTCTTATTCAAGTAAAATATTTGATTACAGAAATAGAGCAAATTATTAGAGAAACATTTCCAAAATCAATTAAATTAAATTTAAATATACCTTCAAACCTGAATTATGTTTGTGGAGATACCACTCAACTACATCAGGTATTAATGAACTTAGTGGTTAATGCCCGCGATGCCATGCAAAACGGGGGAAAACTAGAAATTTCTGCCGCTAATATATTGATTGATGAATATTATGCCCAAACAAATATCTATGCCAAAATTGGTGCTTATATCGTCATTACCGTAGCCGATACGGGAGTAGGTATGCATCCAGAAATTCAGGAACGTATTTTTGAACCATTTTTCACTACCAAAGAAGTAGGAAAAGGTACTGGATTAGGTCTTTCTACTGCTTTGGGTATCGTTAAAAATCACGGTGGTTTCGTAAATATTTACAGCGAATTAAATAAAGGTACTATCGTTAAAATTTATTTACCCGTTCAACCCAGCCACGAAACAAACGTTTCCTGTTGCGATGAGCCAGAAGACTTGAATGGCAATGGTGAAGTAATTTTAGTCGTTGATGATGAACCAGCTATTCGTAAAATTACTAAATCATCTTTGGAAGCATATCATTACCGCGTACTAACAGCATCGAATGGAATCGAGGCTATTGAAATTTATGCTCAATATCAACAAAACATAAATTTAATTTTATTGGATATGATGATGCCTGAAATGGATGGTGAAACTACTATCAGGATGTTAAAAAAAATCAACAGCCAGGTAA
- a CDS encoding 50S ribosomal protein L25/general stress protein Ctc, with translation MEMTVECKKRPEGSKTKALRRSGEIPANLYGHQGTESISLVVETKTVERLLRKASVNNTLIDLKVADIPWEGQTLLREVQAHPATGKPYHLSFFAVAGHGKMTVEVPFNYVGDSVGVKQEGGILDTVITQMQLNCLPENIPDSIDIDVSNLHVGDSLHVNQIVLPKGVTLTAESEELVVSVLPPQVSAATEDEGESEAEGEPATT, from the coding sequence ATGGAAATGACGGTCGAATGTAAAAAACGACCAGAAGGAAGCAAAACAAAGGCTTTGCGTCGTTCTGGAGAAATTCCTGCCAATTTATATGGTCATCAAGGCACCGAATCAATTTCTTTGGTAGTTGAGACGAAAACAGTCGAACGCTTGCTCAGAAAAGCTTCGGTTAACAATACCTTAATTGATTTGAAAGTTGCCGATATTCCTTGGGAGGGACAAACCTTATTACGAGAAGTTCAAGCCCATCCAGCTACAGGAAAGCCTTATCATCTCAGCTTTTTTGCTGTTGCAGGTCACGGTAAAATGACCGTAGAAGTACCTTTCAACTATGTTGGAGACTCAGTTGGGGTAAAACAAGAAGGCGGTATATTAGATACTGTAATTACTCAAATGCAGCTAAACTGTCTGCCAGAGAATATTCCAGATTCGATTGATATTGATGTTAGTAACTTGCATGTTGGAGACAGTTTACACGTTAATCAAATTGTGTTGCCTAAAGGCGTAACATTAACAGCAGAATCAGAAGAACTTGTTGTTAGCGTTTTACCTCCTCAAGTCAGTGCAGCTACAGAAGATGAAGGTGAAAGTGAAGCAGAAGGCGAGCCTGCAACTACTTAA
- a CDS encoding SPFH domain-containing protein, with translation MEQLFLLISLALGGSALAGSVKIINQGNEALVERLGSYNNKLEPGLNFMIPFFDRVVFRETNREKVIDIPPQKCITRDNVAIEVDAVVYWRIVDMEKAYYKVENLQAAMVNLVLTQIRSEMGQLELDQTFTARTEVNETLLRDLDIATDPWGVKVTRVELRDIIPSKAVQDSMELQMSAERKKRAAILTSEGERESAVNSSRGRAEAQVLEAEANQKAVILQAEAQKEATVLKAQAEREQQILKAHAIAQSSDILAQKMKDNPKAQQALEVLLALGYLEMGASIGQSESAKVMFMDPRTIPGTLEGIRSIVSEAQVDGVNGNG, from the coding sequence ATGGAACAATTATTTTTACTAATATCATTAGCTTTAGGTGGTTCTGCTTTAGCTGGCTCCGTGAAAATTATTAATCAAGGAAACGAAGCATTAGTCGAAAGATTGGGGAGCTACAACAATAAGTTAGAACCCGGACTTAACTTTATGATTCCTTTCTTTGATAGAGTTGTTTTCCGCGAAACTAATCGAGAGAAAGTTATTGATATTCCTCCCCAAAAATGTATTACCCGCGATAACGTAGCCATTGAAGTTGACGCTGTAGTTTATTGGCGCATTGTTGATATGGAGAAAGCTTACTACAAAGTAGAAAATCTCCAAGCAGCAATGGTGAATTTGGTATTGACTCAAATTCGTTCGGAAATGGGACAATTAGAACTCGACCAAACTTTTACTGCTCGTACCGAAGTTAATGAAACTTTATTACGGGATTTGGACATTGCCACAGATCCTTGGGGTGTAAAAGTCACCCGTGTAGAATTGCGCGATATTATTCCTTCCAAAGCAGTACAAGACTCAATGGAATTACAAATGTCCGCAGAAAGAAAAAAACGGGCAGCAATTTTGACATCAGAAGGTGAAAGAGAATCAGCGGTAAATAGTTCCAGGGGTAGAGCAGAAGCGCAAGTTTTGGAAGCAGAAGCCAACCAAAAAGCCGTAATTTTACAGGCAGAAGCACAAAAAGAAGCTACCGTACTTAAAGCGCAAGCAGAACGCGAGCAGCAAATACTCAAAGCTCATGCGATTGCTCAATCATCAGACATTCTCGCTCAAAAAATGAAAGATAATCCTAAAGCCCAGCAAGCATTAGAAGTATTGTTAGCTTTGGGTTACTTAGAGATGGGAGCATCAATCGGACAAAGCGAAAGCGCCAAAGTCATGTTTATGGACCCCCGGACAATTCCCGGAACTTTAGAAGGTATACGTTCTATCGTCTCTGAAGCCCAGGTTGATGGGGTGAATGGTAATGGGTAG